From Salarias fasciatus chromosome 8, fSalaFa1.1, whole genome shotgun sequence:
AGTGCTTCAACAGACACTTCCACAAGCCCATGATGATGGCGTGGAACTTCATCTTCGTCCTGGTGGTCCTCACCGTGCTGCTCATGGAGCTCTTCACCTCCCACCTCCTGTCCGCGGCCCAGAAGAGGCGCTCcagggcggcggcggtggcggcggacgtggagctggagcaggcccGCGCCGCGGCCCCCGACCCCAACGTCAGGTCATTCATAGATCTCCACAAAGACCGGGGCGCCCTGGCCTTCTACCTGCTCAGCATCGTTCTGCGTATCGCGGCTGAGGCCTGCTTCATGTATGTTCTCCTCTCCTGGAACCTGCCGGCTCTCGGCAGCGACCCGTACAGATGCTCCCCGGGCGTTTTCTGTGTTGTGAGGGCCGCCCCGGAGAAACGCATGTCTATTTACGCTCTGTCCTCCATTTCGGGTTTGATCATCGTTTGCTCAGTCTTGTTCTGTTTATACTCCATTGCTCACTACCTCTGTCTTCTCTAAATGGTGGAATTGATTGTCTTTGCTGCCACCTGATTATTGATGTGTTGCAGTGAGTCtttgtgaaagctgcatgtgttaAAACACGGATTCACAGTTGGATATAATCCTAAAGCAAAAGCCTCCAGTCTCTTTCCTGCCTTGGCGTTTGAATTCTTGCTTCGTGGCGGTACGTATGCTGTGAGAGccgttttgtttttatgtttttttttgctgacagtAAAAAGCTCTGAGTGTGAGCTGCATGACAGTGTTTCTGAATcagggttttctgtgtgtttttggtcaGTGCACAAGCACAAAATGTACCACAGGCGCAGTGTGAAGAACACACCTCTGTTTACTGTACACTGTCTCAGCAGTTTCCCAACGTAACAACGGTAACGGCCTCAATCTGAGAAACGCGCCGTGTGCTGTACAGCAATGCATTATTTACATTGTGGACTGTTCAGACGGAATCCATTCAGCCTCGTCTGACTTGATCTGCTTCCAAAGAGGCGAAAGGCGGAGTGGGATACTTGGCTACAAACTGTGTTTATTCTtcatggacttcctgttgctgtgCTTCATAGCGTAGAGCAGCGCCGCAGCTGCGTCTGAGAGAGGCCGCTGGGACGAGAAATCAACAGGGAGACTCAGATATGACTTTTCAGAGAAgatgcaacattttaaagtgaaaaggGCAAAAATTACCTGTGCGTCAGACACGCCGGCTTTTctctggaaagaaaacaaattaatgTTTGAGTGCTGAGATTCTCAGGCGAGACGGAATCTAATGAAAAACAGTGCAAACACTCACTCTTGTGAAGTTCTGTATGTTGTTGTATATGGGCTCCATGGTTTTAACCCATTCCCGGTACGTCTCTTTGTCCTCTGCATTGCGATTATGCTCTCTGCAAGTAAATATCCGCATTCATTATCTGTGAGGCCAATTGAGCAACAACATTTCTCCAGTGATGCTGTTAATATTATGTATACTCTTAGCTGCAAGTCGATCATGAGTTATATAAAAGCAGATTTAAATGCATGATGAACTGTGGTTAATGGACTCGTCATTCAGCCGCTGAATCATCCTACAGAGGTGCAGAAGCGAGTGATTcagatgaacagcagcagcagtctgaccTGACGACATCCAGCTCCGGACCAGGTTATTCTCACCCATCAGTTTGACCTTTTATTTGAATGTCCTCTAATAATATCATCATTACGTGCTGCAGTCACGTTCAAATGTCCACTCAGAATGATCACTAAAGCATATCTTATCTTTAGGAATTGATTttagcaaacaaaaaaatctgcatccattaaaaaaaaaaaaaaatcaggtttgggatgattttatataaatatttagAAGGAAATGTTCACCAGATAACAAgattattgatttttaaaagcaaaaactaCAAAGTGTTGTTGTATTTGTCTTCTAAAATCTGATGTTTTATAATCCCCTTTGATGCcaagtgtttcttcttttttattttttttcctataaaGCTTTCATGAGACTCGAGCTCGGAGCGTCTCTCCTCTTTCACACGTTGCCCACACACCGTTGCTGTCGTCAGTCGGAGGCGCCCCCCCGTTACTCACAGCGCTCTCTCaatgagcttcctctgcagctcccctTCCCCTctggcgtccaggaggcgtcctctGACGGCCAGGGCGGCGCTGGCCTGCGCCGAGTTCAGCTGGACGATGGCCACGGAGAGGGAGGACAGGGCCGCCGCGCTGCCGGAGGAAGACGCGCCGTTATCGCAGGAGCGCTTTTCAGCGTTTACAGCATCAAACTCGCCATTATGCCGCGGCACAAACACGCCCGGGGGCCACTTTGTGCTCCGACGATGAATCGTGTGACCTTCATTCAGTATATAAAGCAGGCCGATCAGGCTGAGTGCTTCATTTACTGTGTAACTAAATGTTCGAATGGATGAAAACCTATTTGCACGGCGCAATCATTTATGCATGAAACCTCCAGTTTCTCAGCAACAGGCAGTCTCCTTGGATTTCCAAACCACTTTGCCTCCAGCTCCTGAGATTAGTATAAAACATTACATCCAATCAAATGTTATCCTGAGGGGTGAAAGTGATTAAAGATGTCAGACGATAATGACTTATTTCAGATTATGCGAGCGGCCATAGGCGTGTGGATAGTTCGCTGCAACTATCCGGAGAAGTCTTCAAAGCTGAACGAAGGGCGGTGATGGTGGCGGCGGCGTCCTTCACCTGTCGTCGGTGACCTCTCGCTCTGCGGTGAAGACCCGGAGCATCCGCTGTCCGTTTCTCTTCTTGtacctgagctgcagctggatggagacGCGGCTGCCGGGGCCCGGAGCCGGCACTACAAACAAACACCAAACGTATGTGTGATGACTCAGCGGTCAGACCGGCTCAAATGACCCCTTTCTGGTCTCTTTACTCTGGGGTGGCCATATTGTTATTTACAAAAATAGGGCACTTGGTCCGCCCTTGAGCTGGTTACTCAACATGCTGCGTTATGCTCAGAATAATCTCTATTCATCTCTATTCAACAATCGACGGTACCAAAAATAACTTTAGAAGAAATATTCATGTAATAAAATGCCCCTTCTGTTTAGGCCTTCAAAATACAACTGCAAAATGACACTTCAAACTACAACTGAATATAATAATTCTGTTAAAATGCAGATGTCAACAACTCTGCAGCCACTTGGCATGTAGAAATTTCAGATGTATTTTTAATATCAGCAATCTGTTGTAGCTCAGGACCTAAATCTGGGTGACTGGCTGAAGCTAAGTCAGCAGTCTTCAGtgaaaatccaaacaaaagCCTGACAATTTGTTGAGATTTGATGGGGGAATAAATATCTGAGCAAAATTTCATCATTGAAATTCCTCAGTAAAGATGGTTTCCAAACATTTTGGCTGTGGGTCAAGTTTCCGCCCTTGAAGAACGTGCATGTTCTCACAGGAGAGACGGGCACGCTCAATCGGCATTTACAGTTATGACTATAAATCATATTTTCTAATAACACCCTGATAGCTACTTAAATGTTTTTGCTTTCTTGTATTTTCACacagtttctgcagcagcaacaatCAACAGACTGATGCATCCAGATGGACACTTTTCTGTCTTGGAAGTGGCGAAACATGAACCTCTGTTGTAGCTTAACTGTTTCTACATGATTCATTTATTCCTTTTAAATATTTCCCAGTTGTCAGTGGTCTAGttgtgtttgaaagaaatgactcattttacaatgtttttgtctgtttctgtgtgatttgAGATTTTCTTGGTTGCTGGGATCAAGAAATACTGAACACCCCTTGCAGGTCTCTCGTGAAGCGATAGCACACCTGGAAAGACCAAAACATTCCCACTGCCTGGCGTTCGATCGGCCCACCGGTTCTCTCTCACCTCTGGTGTCCGGTGCATGGGCTCCAAACTGGAAGGTGATCTCTGTGTCCGGGTCCACGTTCCCCACCGCCCTGCTGGCCTTGTGtcccgcctccctctctcctctcacgcGCCTGCAGCACGGCGGAACATGAGTCAGCGCTGTGGGCTGCGTGTGTTATTAATGTAATTTTAAAGTGCTTAAAAATCCTTTCATGTGCTAAGAACCTCCCGAGAGCAGTCCGTGAAGCAAAGAATAGCATTATGGGAGTTGGTGTTCGGGGCTTACAGTGATTTGGGCAGCAGTAATGTCACAGTGCACTGTGTCGCGATGGTGCGGTTTTCAATGATCTGCTCGAACTCCGGGTGTAGCCGATCGGGGCTGGCTATGACCACCTAGAGGCCAGAGGGCAGCACGAAATGACAACACACGACACACACGCGCAGTTAGCAGGCACGACAATCGAATCCGACACGCGTCTCCACGCCACACGGTCACTTACCGTCCCTCTGGTGCGATCGGCGAGTCTTCCCAGCTCATCCAGCCTGCAGTCAGTTCCCTCGATGGACAGCACGGACACTGTCACGCTGATGAGAGGATGATTTATCAGAATGACCCGCGTCACAGCACATCCACATCATTCAGCAGCGGCTGTCCTTCAGCTTCCAGCGGATGCCTTATCGTCTCTGTCTCCTGCCTTTCTGGTACACTGAATATCTTTTAACAATTGATCTGAGGAAAGGTGCTGACCCCTGGTTAGCTGCATACTCTCCCAGCTCCTCGTAGAAGATGGTGGACGAAAGCAGCGTCCGAGCATCATTATCCTCCACTTCCAGGTTCCCCAGCGCTGTGTTGGCCTTCCCATCTGTACAGATAATCACCTTCGAGATCAACAGGAACAGCGGATCAGGACTGTATCGTACAGATCAAGAAAAAACTCAAATGGAAACAACAATATCCATCTTGTTACCATTTTTCCAAAGACTGATGGTTAAATCATTTGATACTGGATGGTTTTTAAATTTATCCAGCAATCATAAGAACCGTCCATGTTCGATGAAACCCACCTTGGAGCCTGACTGTCTGGACGCCACTTCAATCGCTAGGAGAGCCGCTGGACCCAGAGCCGTGGTTCCGCTCGCAGACAACCTTTGCAATCACAATATTTGTTCTCATTAAACATACAGAATACAATGCGATCATGTGTCGTGAAAGACAAATACCGGTCAGTGCACATCGAATTCGGCGTCTCCTTACTCTGTGACTTGTTTCTTTAGGTAGTCTCTGGTTTgtgacagtggaggaggagttgGGAAAGTGGCTGCAGCCTTCTTCAGATAGCTGCTCTCTATTAACTCTGCATCTCTTAAGACGCGTGACGTGACGTCCTTATATCCATGCATTGTCACCTggagtgtcaaaaaaaaaaaagttttcacttgAGATTTATGTCCAAGTCACATGACTGTCACTCAGACATGGTGAGAATTGGCATCTACAGCTGAGTTTGTACCTGAAAGTTGAAGCTGATGAGTCCCACTCGGATGCCAGGTTGTTGTTGACTGAGTCTCTGGACACACTGTATCACAGCTTCCTGGACAAACTAGTTCGAACAcatatatttcaataaaatcaTGATTGTAATGTGTTGAAGTGAGGTCAAAGTGGAGCCTCAGAGTGTTAAAACttaaattacatgaaaatacCAACCTGTAGACGTGATCCGTAGGAAATATGATCTCCCTCCGACACCTTGAAACAATTCAGATTGATCATTTTTAACACGGCAGCCTGTATCGATCTGTTCCAGCTGGTCGTTCTGGCCTCGTTACACCGGGAGTGAATGCAGAGTCATGGTGCACCTGCGAGGTGATGCTCATGGAGCCGGAGACGTCGATGCAGAAGATCAGCATGGCGTTAGTGGCGCTGGTGGGTTTGTCGCCGGGGTTGAGGAGAAAGAGGCTGTCCCTGTAACCTTTAGGCTGACCCTCCTGTACGGCAGGACTGCTTTTTGAATCCAAGTCCTTGCAGAAGTAACACGCATTGAACTGAAACACAGCAAATGGAAAATTATCCAGGTTAGATTGCCTCTAGAAGTCCATCACTATGATAGATATCAGTAATCATTAGGTCCTTTATGCCGTGCTGCTTATCAGTGTAAAGACTAAACTCAGATGGTACCTGATTGTTGTAAAATGTGTCCAGCACGGAGCCAcaccgggagcagcagcagggctcccCTGTCATCACATCCTCTGGAAGAAAGCATCATTAGAAACATGAAGAGGCTGATAATGACACAAAGAGGCATGCTGGGACAGTGAAATCTTACTCACTCTTTTCATCTGACAGGAGTTTTCCTAAACTGACGAGGACCACGTTTGGATTTCCCAGCAGAGGACCCTTATCAACTGATCATGAGTTCAGACCAGTCAAAGTTACATTTTTATCGTATCCTCAATTTTTAAATATCGGAAGGAAAGTTTGAAATTACCTTTCTCGGTAGATGTGACAGGTGGCTGACCTGTGGAAGATTtctgagaggagggggaggatggggaggagggggatgaGGGTAACACCATCACGTACTCTGGCATCAGTCTCATGAACGCAGGTCTTGGCGGGAGATCTGGAACTGGAGCTGGATCGTTCAAGATGAAAACACAAGACGCTGTGGTGATTTGATCAGAGGGAAGATGTCACCCCCGGCGTCGTCTGAGTTTTAAATCTGGCTCGTCATTTGGCAGGTCGGAGAAAACTGTTATAAACCAATCAGCTGTATATTGATTCCAGTCCCAGGGACATAGAATGAACGTGGCATCAACAAACAGGAAGCTGGCTCTTCTGTAGAGTTTACTGAGCAAGTTTACAAATAAGATCTAAACCACATGCCTGGCTGGATGGAAACAGAGTTAATGAAAACCTAACGAGTCTTGGTGGAAGAGCAGATTGTCCAGTTGTCAAACACACGCTGATGCTCTGGAAAACCTTCAGCTTGAACCTGTCACTTAACAGGAGCCAGAGTTTCCTTATCAAGGGAGCGATTTCTGAAGAGGTTGATTTATGTCaataaggaggaggaggagccaggagtTATGGCGTGAGACATGAAGGTTATATAATAAATACACTGACGCAACGTTCGCCGTACCTGATCTTCGGGGAGGCGGAGTCGGCTGAGGAGTGACACTGATGGAGGAAGAGCCCTGCAGTTTTTTATGAAACTCTCCATTTCGGTAGAAAGGACCAGGCTTTGTGACTTTCTTCGCGTCCttgctgttttccagctgttcAGTAATCTTGGAGACAGAATTGTGGGATTTTGCTGGGTATgtcgggggtggaggaggaggactgcgAGGACGGAGCGGCTTAGCGGGAGGAAGAAGGGCTGAAAAAAGAGGGGAATGGAAaaaaggacacaaaaaaaacGTAATAAGCATGGCCTGTTAATTGAAGAGTGGTTTTTCAGCAGTGAGCGGAGACAAAACAACCGGTGCAGCGACGACCTTTGTGCTGTGAAGAAAATGTGACTCAGGTGGCAGATGGCTTTTACTGAGTGAAGAAAAGTATGTGAAAGGAATGTCTCGTCTTTCTAAGACAGCCAGGAaaggctcagtgtgtgtgtgtgtgtgtgtgtgtgtgtcaccgaTTACATAATGGATAATGGTGCTTGACCAAACAGTAACTCAGGAAGCTCAGATGAAAGGGAAAATCCACCTACAGATACTTTTACATAGTTATGCATCATCAGTCTTTCATATTGGAGGAAAATATAAATTCTGAAGCGTAACTTTAATCTTATTTATGTCGTGTCCTGACATTATAACAACTTCCTGCTTTCCCCTGGATTTCCTTTGACAGACATTACAAAAAGCAACGGCTTTGTGCCGCTTTGATGGATTCCTTTAAACTGGTGAGTCATCAAAGAGGCTATTTGAATCTGTGACTGACAGTAAAATCTGCAGTTTCATGTTGTTGCTCTGGAAAGCCGAAATAGTTTCTTTTATCaaacttcagtgaaacagagaagCGCCCGGGAGTCTGCTCATTGAACCGTGGAACTGAGGGAAAAATACATCTAAGCACGTAGATGTGCCATTCATCGTTTGGTGAATGGGTGTTTGTGTCCTAACTCTGCGTTTGGTCGGGATCACACCTGAGAATCCCGTCACTTTGGCTGGAGATCGTCCGCCGTCCCTCTGACTCAGCGACGGCGGCACATACACAAAGCCACAGGCGAATTCCATCGTTTCCTGCCGGTGACCAAAAGGACACGCTTCGACTcgttaaaaagcaaaaaagagggaACAATAACCTCTCACAGCTTCAGTACAAAGTCATCAGCATTACAAAGATTCCTGACACGCACCGGTTGGGCCTGAAACTCACATTCTCTCCTGAGATCAACACAACTTGAACCAAGCTGCATTAGAATATATCTGAAACGTACTCACACATGAGAAGCCCTGGGAAAGTTGAGTTCTGCAATAAACATGAAATCTCCTGAAGTCTGAGCGATGCTTCAGCTGCCAGCCGACGTCACGCCGTTCACAAGTTTCAGAGCAAACATCCCAACCAACAGGTTTCCCTCTTACAGAATCCCCCGTCCGTCCAGTGAGCGCAAAGAGATCAGTGTTATGCTCTTAGCGTTGTTAATCTGATATTTACTGCACGTTGCCCAACTCTGGTTAAACATTTCAGAGCTCCAAATAAAGTGGGTGGGTTGAGCAGAGCAGACCTGAGAATCAGGCCAGAGGTGATTCAAAGTGAGATAACCTGAAAACACAATCACATTTTCAAGCATTGTCTATTAAATATTAACTGATCCGCATCATGTGCTAATGGTTCACATCAAACAAATGTCTGTTATCAATCAAGGCTGGgttctttctgtaaattcatAGTTTCCTTGAACGATTTTCAGGGTTTGTTCACCTCTGACCGCGGCCTTCATGTTAACATACTTTGTGCCACATATTTGTCAAGCTCAACCATATTTGTTGACCTATTAATGATAAACCCAAGATGTGTTTGTCAGTCATGTGTTATTGTCACATACTTATAGAGGTAATTAAATTGATTGTAAAAATTGGTGTACATATACAATTATCTCTCATTAAAACATAATTATCCCGGAGGTTTGAGTTTCCCTCGTATTGCCAAAGCCAGTAAAACCAGAGATTCCACCAGATCAC
This genomic window contains:
- the gjz1 gene encoding uncharacterized protein gjz1, which codes for MHNFSCENFPSSLFLLKVPAAVVMAAIVTGLIPILRTAVDATASYKARTMWFGLLCVRLVILFLGELPFTKLDADFSCNGTADSRQCFNRHFHKPMMMAWNFIFVLVVLTVLLMELFTSHLLSAAQKRRSRAAAVAADVELEQARAAAPDPNVRSFIDLHKDRGALAFYLLSIVLRIAAEACFMYVLLSWNLPALGSDPYRCSPGVFCVVRAAPEKRMSIYALSSISGLIIVCSVLFCLYSIAHYLCLL
- the LOC115393338 gene encoding circularly permutated Ras protein 1-like; this encodes MEFACGFVYVPPSLSQRDGGRSPAKVTGFSALLPPAKPLRPRSPPPPPPTYPAKSHNSVSKITEQLENSKDAKKVTKPGPFYRNGEFHKKLQGSSSISVTPQPTPPPRRSAPVPDLPPRPAFMRLMPEYVMVLPSSPSSPSSPSSQKSSTGQPPVTSTEKVDKGPLLGNPNVVLVSLGKLLSDEKKDVMTGEPCCCSRCGSVLDTFYNNQFNACYFCKDLDSKSSPAVQEGQPKGYRDSLFLLNPGDKPTSATNAMLIFCIDVSGSMSITSQVSEGDHISYGSRLQFVQEAVIQCVQRLSQQQPGIRVGLISFNFQVTMHGYKDVTSRVLRDAELIESSYLKKAAATFPTPPPLSQTRDYLKKQVTELSASGTTALGPAALLAIEVASRQSGSKVIICTDGKANTALGNLEVEDNDARTLLSSTIFYEELGEYAANQGVTVSVLSIEGTDCRLDELGRLADRTRGTVVIASPDRLHPEFEQIIENRTIATQCTVTLLLPKSLRVRGEREAGHKASRAVGNVDPDTEITFQFGAHAPDTRVPAPGPGSRVSIQLQLRYKKRNGQRMLRVFTAEREVTDDSAAALSSLSVAIVQLNSAQASAALAVRGRLLDARGEGELQRKLIERALEHNRNAEDKETYREWVKTMEPIYNNIQNFTRRKAGVSDAQRPLSDAAAALLYAMKHSNRKSMKNKHSL